From Vagococcus jeotgali, one genomic window encodes:
- a CDS encoding ABC transporter permease, which produces MTAGHIFKMELFKYLRDKTYLMITGILAIINVFITIYFTYILDSYVQFNISTGSGFFGFMMIFTILSIFANVVFMFLYPFHLMSMDYRNNVMSMLVASGVNRTRLFFAKIGATLLWSIGISVVLVFFPALIILLKLSQLTDIQIIVSSIVQGVDASGVSMLGLIVSSVISYINSLVIIATAVIMLKGNNSTFFLFIGLTMLQSVVISLFNSIPNHFDFSVSGMIIFSNLLLIASTLIFIIISLRIMKKQSL; this is translated from the coding sequence ATGACTGCAGGACATATTTTCAAGATGGAGCTTTTTAAATATTTAAGAGATAAAACTTATTTAATGATTACTGGGATATTAGCTATCATCAATGTGTTTATTACAATTTATTTTACATATATACTAGATAGTTATGTTCAATTTAATATAAGTACCGGTTCAGGTTTCTTTGGTTTTATGATGATATTTACGATATTATCTATTTTTGCTAATGTTGTGTTTATGTTTTTATACCCATTTCATTTGATGTCAATGGATTATCGTAATAATGTTATGAGTATGCTAGTCGCCTCTGGTGTTAACCGAACCCGGTTATTTTTTGCTAAGATAGGTGCAACGTTGTTATGGAGTATTGGTATTTCAGTTGTTTTAGTTTTCTTCCCGGCTCTAATTATTTTATTAAAATTATCTCAATTAACGGATATTCAAATAATAGTTAGTAGTATTGTGCAAGGGGTAGATGCTAGTGGAGTATCTATGCTAGGTTTAATAGTATCAAGTGTTATCTCATACATTAACAGTTTAGTTATTATTGCGACAGCTGTAATTATGTTAAAAGGTAATAATTCAACTTTCTTTTTATTTATTGGGTTGACGATGCTTCAATCAGTGGTAATAAGTTTGTTTAATAGTATTCCGAATCATTTTGATTTTTCAGTGTCAGGAATGATTATTTTTAGTAATTTACTACTTATAGCAAGTACGCTAATATTTATAATTATATCTTTACGAATTATGAAAAAACAAAGTTTATAG
- the glmS gene encoding glutamine--fructose-6-phosphate transaminase (isomerizing), producing MCGIVGVVGHNNSKEVLLKGLEKLEYRGYDSAGILLSDGEETIAIKTPGRVNDLRELSTDAMNGTIGIGHTRWATHGEPNVENAHPHLSKSGRFGLVHNGVIENYLELKEKYVPSELLIGDTDSEILVEVIDYFSRTGLSTLDALSQALSEVRGSYAIALIDVEELNKLYLGKNKSPLLIGLGENCHFVGSDAMAMIHETNEFVEIMDGEVIMLTSDMMVIYDKDAQVIERGSFIAEIDATDTEKGLYPHYMLKEIDEQPSVMRKLITEYTLPNGNTTINNEIISHISQSDRIYIVGCGTSWHAGLVGKTLIEKLTHIPVEVHLASEMGYDMPILSKKPFFIFLTQSGETADSRQVLVKVNELNLPSLTITNVKGSTLSREATYTLLLHAGPEIAVASTKAYTSQIAVMAYLAKAVGMIKGDEAAKEFDIVREMGIAASAMDALVSEKDYIATLSESFLSDTRNAFFIGRGLDFAVSLEAALKLKEISYIQAEGFAAGELKHGTIALIEEGTPVIAVITDENTASHTRGNAIEVTSRGAKVLTIAGENVSRSEDAVILPVVHSLLTPLASVIPLQLLAYYASLQRGLDVDKPRNLAKSVTVE from the coding sequence ATGTGTGGCATTGTTGGAGTAGTAGGACATAATAATAGTAAAGAAGTATTATTAAAAGGTTTAGAAAAATTAGAATATAGAGGCTATGATTCGGCTGGTATTTTACTATCAGACGGTGAAGAAACCATTGCCATTAAAACACCAGGTAGAGTCAATGATTTAAGAGAGTTATCAACAGATGCAATGAATGGAACAATCGGTATTGGTCATACAAGATGGGCGACTCATGGTGAGCCCAATGTCGAAAATGCTCATCCTCATCTATCAAAAAGTGGTCGCTTCGGTTTAGTTCATAATGGTGTGATTGAGAATTACCTTGAATTAAAAGAAAAATATGTGCCATCAGAATTATTAATAGGAGATACCGATAGTGAGATTCTAGTTGAAGTGATTGATTATTTCTCAAGAACAGGATTAAGTACACTTGATGCTTTAAGTCAGGCTTTATCTGAAGTGCGAGGCTCTTATGCCATTGCTTTAATCGATGTTGAAGAATTAAATAAACTATATTTAGGGAAAAATAAGAGTCCACTATTAATTGGACTTGGTGAAAATTGCCATTTTGTTGGAAGTGATGCAATGGCTATGATTCATGAAACAAATGAGTTTGTTGAGATCATGGATGGTGAGGTAATTATGTTAACATCAGATATGATGGTTATCTATGATAAGGACGCTCAAGTAATTGAAAGAGGTAGCTTTATTGCTGAGATTGATGCGACAGATACAGAAAAAGGGTTGTATCCTCACTATATGCTTAAAGAGATTGATGAGCAACCGAGTGTGATGCGTAAGTTAATTACAGAGTACACATTACCAAATGGAAATACTACAATTAATAATGAGATAATTTCTCATATATCACAAAGTGACCGAATCTATATTGTAGGATGCGGTACAAGCTGGCATGCTGGATTAGTTGGAAAAACTTTAATTGAAAAACTAACACATATTCCAGTTGAAGTTCATCTAGCTAGTGAGATGGGTTATGATATGCCGATTTTATCTAAAAAACCTTTCTTTATCTTTTTAACTCAAAGTGGGGAGACAGCAGATAGTCGTCAAGTTTTAGTTAAAGTCAATGAGTTAAATCTACCATCATTAACAATTACTAATGTGAAAGGTTCAACTCTCTCAAGAGAAGCCACTTATACATTACTCCTACATGCTGGTCCTGAAATTGCCGTTGCCTCAACTAAAGCTTACACGTCACAAATTGCTGTGATGGCTTATTTAGCCAAAGCTGTGGGGATGATAAAAGGTGATGAAGCTGCTAAAGAGTTTGATATTGTTCGTGAAATGGGGATAGCAGCTAGTGCCATGGATGCTTTAGTTAGTGAAAAGGATTATATTGCTACATTGAGTGAATCTTTCTTAAGCGATACTAGAAATGCATTCTTCATTGGAAGAGGATTAGACTTTGCTGTATCTCTAGAGGCTGCTTTAAAGTTAAAAGAAATTTCATATATTCAAGCAGAAGGATTTGCTGCTGGTGAGTTAAAACATGGAACAATCGCCTTAATCGAAGAAGGTACACCAGTTATAGCAGTCATTACTGATGAAAATACAGCATCCCATACAAGAGGGAATGCTATTGAGGTAACAAGTCGAGGAGCAAAAGTGTTAACTATTGCAGGAGAGAATGTGAGTAGAAGTGAAGATGCCGTGATTTTACCAGTAGTCCACTCTTTATTAACACCTTTAGCTAGTGTTATTCCATTGCAGTTATTAGCTTACTATGCAAGCTTACAACGAGGACTAGATGTTGATAAGCCTCGTAATTTAGCAAAAAGCGTGACAGTTGAATAA
- a CDS encoding IS30 family transposase, with protein sequence MTYIHLTTDELVLIESYYHQAKKVKHVADTLKRSRQTIYNVYNALNEGLSILDYYQRYKKNKKKCGRRPISLPDNETKYIQNKVAQGWTPDVIIGRAEISISCSVRTLYRLFSRESFDSTTLPMKGKRKPNGHKEKRGKQAFKRTIHQRDAEHNEFQSEFGHLEGDTIVGKNHKSAVITLVERLSKVIITLKPTGRHAIDIENSLNEWLKKCPNHLFKSITFDCGKEFSNWKSISNLNDIDIYFADPGTPSQRGLNENSNGLLRKDGLPKKMDFNEVDESFIQSVASKRNNIPRKSLNYKTPLEVFLSYVDNDILSSLI encoded by the coding sequence ATGACCTATATACATCTTACTACAGACGAGCTTGTTTTAATAGAATCTTATTATCACCAAGCTAAAAAAGTTAAACATGTTGCTGATACTTTAAAAAGATCAAGACAAACTATTTATAATGTTTACAACGCTTTAAATGAGGGATTATCTATTCTAGATTACTATCAAAGATACAAAAAAAATAAAAAGAAATGTGGAAGGCGTCCTATTTCTTTACCTGATAATGAAACAAAATATATTCAAAACAAAGTGGCTCAAGGATGGACTCCTGACGTGATTATCGGTCGTGCTGAGATTTCTATTTCTTGTTCTGTTCGGACACTTTATAGATTGTTCTCGCGTGAATCTTTTGATTCCACAACTTTACCAATGAAAGGTAAAAGAAAACCTAATGGGCATAAAGAAAAACGAGGTAAACAAGCATTTAAACGAACCATTCATCAGAGAGACGCTGAGCATAACGAGTTTCAAAGTGAATTTGGTCACCTAGAAGGTGACACTATTGTTGGGAAAAATCATAAAAGTGCTGTTATTACATTAGTTGAAAGGTTATCAAAAGTTATTATTACCTTAAAGCCAACAGGGAGACACGCTATAGATATTGAGAATAGCTTAAATGAATGGTTAAAAAAATGCCCTAATCACTTGTTTAAATCTATCACATTTGATTGTGGCAAAGAATTTTCTAACTGGAAATCTATCAGTAACTTAAATGATATTGATATCTACTTTGCTGACCCTGGTACACCTTCACAACGAGGTTTAAATGAAAATTCTAATGGGCTATTGCGTAAGGATGGATTGCCTAAGAAAATGGATTTCAACGAAGTTGATGAATCTTTCATTCAATCTGTTGCATCCAAAAGAAATAATATTCCTAGAAAATCATTAAACTATAAAACGCCATTAGAAGTATTTTTGAGCTATGTAGACAATGACATTTTGTCTAGCTTAATTTGA
- the nagB gene encoding glucosamine-6-phosphate deaminase, translating to MKIIRVKNQQEGGVVSFKMIKENIENKKADTLGLATGSTPETLYQEMVKSDLDFSHMTSINLDEYVGLAATDPQSYHYFMEKHLFEEKPFKESFLPDGLAKDGKAECERYDEIINTHPVDIQILGIGENGHIGFNEPGSSFEGTTSVVDLTESTIEANSRNFDNIEDVPTKAYSMGIRSIMQAKKIILLAYGPKKAQAILDTIEGPVTEDVPASVLQNHSDVTIIVDEEASRLLSK from the coding sequence ATGAAGATTATTCGAGTGAAAAATCAGCAAGAAGGCGGAGTAGTATCCTTTAAGATGATAAAAGAAAACATTGAAAATAAAAAAGCTGATACTTTAGGCTTAGCAACAGGAAGTACACCTGAAACACTATATCAAGAAATGGTTAAAAGTGATCTTGACTTTAGTCATATGACATCAATTAATTTAGATGAATATGTTGGCTTAGCAGCAACTGATCCCCAAAGTTATCATTATTTTATGGAAAAACATTTATTTGAAGAAAAACCATTTAAAGAATCATTTTTACCAGATGGTTTAGCAAAAGATGGTAAGGCTGAATGTGAAAGATATGATGAAATTATTAATACTCATCCAGTAGACATCCAAATTTTAGGGATTGGAGAGAATGGTCATATTGGGTTTAATGAACCAGGATCTTCTTTTGAAGGCACAACAAGTGTTGTTGACTTAACAGAATCGACAATTGAGGCTAACAGTCGTAATTTTGATAATATTGAAGATGTCCCAACAAAAGCCTATTCAATGGGAATTAGATCTATCATGCAAGCTAAGAAAATCATTTTACTAGCTTATGGACCTAAGAAGGCTCAAGCAATTTTAGATACAATTGAAGGGCCTGTGACAGAAGATGTTCCTGCGAGTGTTTTACAGAATCATTCTGATGTTACTATTATTGTAGATGAAGAAGCTAGCCGTTTACTAAGTAAATAA
- a CDS encoding type II CAAX endopeptidase family protein — translation MTEGKSVFKKIGLFILGLLIILAWFLVSEIPTLILGFLMPVFEKPQLFINILLMIFWLVVLVGIIYLIWRYYMKKSGDKNIKLSGKDIWRAFVIFLVGRVIVIVGTIAMTMIYGDGQSQNDLVIEEMFGPDKPVFYVLLLAVVIAIKAPILEELLFRGLPTALLFKKSPMWVPMLLTSLVFSSAHLSTNIISFAMYASLGALMYWAYASRGRIIDSMMVHFFNNIFGAIALLVTYFSSM, via the coding sequence ATGACAGAAGGTAAATCTGTATTTAAAAAAATTGGCCTATTTATTTTAGGTTTATTGATTATTCTTGCTTGGTTTTTAGTGAGTGAAATTCCCACACTTATTCTTGGGTTTTTAATGCCAGTATTTGAAAAGCCGCAACTTTTTATTAATATCTTATTAATGATTTTTTGGTTAGTTGTTTTAGTTGGAATCATTTACCTGATTTGGCGCTACTACATGAAAAAATCTGGTGATAAAAATATTAAATTATCAGGTAAAGATATTTGGCGAGCTTTTGTCATTTTTCTAGTAGGCCGAGTGATTGTCATTGTTGGTACGATTGCTATGACAATGATTTACGGGGACGGTCAAAGTCAAAATGATTTGGTTATTGAAGAGATGTTTGGACCAGATAAGCCTGTGTTTTACGTGTTACTTCTAGCTGTGGTCATTGCTATTAAGGCACCGATTTTAGAGGAGTTATTATTTAGAGGCCTACCAACAGCCCTTTTATTTAAAAAGTCGCCAATGTGGGTTCCCATGCTATTAACTTCTCTAGTTTTCTCTAGTGCTCATTTATCAACAAATATCATCTCTTTTGCCATGTACGCATCTCTTGGTGCTCTAATGTACTGGGCTTACGCTTCAAGGGGACGAATTATAGACTCGATGATGGTTCATTTCTTTAATAATATATTTGGAGCAATCGCACTTTTAGTTACTTATTTTTCTAGTATGTAG
- the tsaB gene encoding tRNA (adenosine(37)-N6)-threonylcarbamoyltransferase complex dimerization subunit type 1 TsaB, producing the protein MTILCMETSNKTLSVALGTKDKPLATYTSQKGINHSLTLMPAIDFLVAENNLTPQDLTGVVVAKGPGSYTGLRIGMTTAKTLSWTLNIPMYAVSTLALIASNGDKTADLIIPLIDARRQSVFTGAYKWEEDQLVSVMSDKYISLEDWLEELGEIEQTICFVSEDISNLLQQLEPFINDKQATIIIKPVEASHLLDFVSETTRVYDVEAITPTYLKRVEAEEKWLEQQKGDSINTNDYVTRVE; encoded by the coding sequence ATGACAATCCTATGTATGGAAACTTCCAATAAAACATTAAGTGTGGCTTTAGGAACAAAGGATAAACCTTTAGCAACTTACACTAGTCAAAAGGGTATTAACCATAGTTTAACTTTAATGCCAGCTATTGATTTTTTAGTAGCAGAAAATAATCTAACACCGCAAGATTTAACAGGAGTTGTTGTTGCAAAAGGTCCAGGCTCATACACAGGTCTTAGAATAGGGATGACAACAGCTAAAACATTAAGTTGGACTTTAAATATACCTATGTATGCTGTATCTACTCTTGCATTAATTGCATCCAATGGTGATAAAACAGCTGACTTGATTATTCCTTTAATTGATGCGAGAAGGCAAAGTGTGTTTACTGGTGCTTATAAATGGGAAGAGGATCAGTTAGTTTCTGTTATGTCAGATAAATATATAAGTCTAGAGGACTGGCTAGAAGAATTAGGTGAGATAGAGCAAACTATCTGTTTTGTATCTGAGGATATTTCAAACCTATTACAACAATTAGAGCCTTTCATTAATGATAAACAAGCTACTATTATTATTAAACCAGTAGAGGCAAGTCATTTACTTGATTTTGTTTCAGAAACAACACGAGTTTATGATGTAGAAGCTATAACACCTACTTATTTAAAACGTGTAGAAGCTGAAGAGAAGTGGTTAGAACAGCAAAAAGGTGACTCTATTAATACTAATGACTATGTCACTCGTGTTGAGTAG
- the rimI gene encoding ribosomal protein S18-alanine N-acetyltransferase, whose translation MQIKEVTVERAKVSDILSLQKILKEVYAGKSPWSTTVFWVELSKKKYGCYLKAIYQDEIIGFAGIRVEVEDAHITNIAVSTKYQSKAVGRLLLDQLKLEAKELDCYSMSLEVRASNSKAISMYKKYGFKQMAIKKEYYKDGKEDAVEMFMRI comes from the coding sequence ATGCAGATAAAAGAGGTAACTGTTGAACGTGCCAAAGTGAGTGACATATTATCATTACAAAAAATATTAAAAGAGGTTTATGCTGGTAAATCTCCATGGAGTACTACAGTATTTTGGGTAGAATTAAGTAAGAAAAAATATGGTTGCTATTTAAAAGCCATTTACCAAGATGAGATTATTGGTTTTGCCGGTATTCGTGTTGAGGTAGAAGATGCTCATATTACAAATATTGCCGTATCGACAAAGTATCAGTCAAAAGCGGTTGGAAGACTTTTATTAGATCAGCTGAAATTAGAAGCTAAAGAATTGGACTGCTACAGTATGTCTTTAGAAGTAAGAGCATCTAATAGCAAAGCAATTAGTATGTATAAAAAATATGGATTTAAACAAATGGCTATAAAAAAAGAATACTATAAAGATGGCAAAGAAGATGCTGTTGAAATGTTTATGAGGATATAA
- the rimI gene encoding ribosomal protein S18-alanine N-acetyltransferase, with protein sequence MTELGKKLFNISQAAFKYGSPWKLEQFNEQLSQPSLRCLTVSEDGVIVGFSLWQCTLDEAELLLIAVTPSFQGQKKGKELMRKSFIELREQGIRVLFFEVRKSNQVAISFYQSFGFEKVGMRKKYYHYPVEDAVIMSLEL encoded by the coding sequence ATGACTGAATTAGGAAAAAAACTATTTAATATTAGCCAAGCTGCTTTTAAGTACGGTAGTCCCTGGAAGCTTGAGCAATTTAACGAGCAACTTAGCCAGCCATCACTTAGGTGTCTTACTGTATCAGAAGATGGTGTCATAGTTGGATTTAGCTTATGGCAATGCACGTTAGATGAGGCAGAGCTGTTATTGATTGCTGTGACACCAAGTTTTCAAGGTCAAAAAAAAGGCAAGGAATTAATGAGAAAATCTTTTATAGAACTAAGAGAACAAGGTATTAGAGTTCTTTTTTTTGAAGTAAGGAAGAGTAATCAAGTTGCTATTAGTTTTTATCAATCTTTTGGCTTTGAAAAAGTTGGAATGAGGAAAAAATATTATCATTATCCTGTTGAAGATGCTGTGATAATGTCATTAGAACTGTAG
- the tsaD gene encoding tRNA (adenosine(37)-N6)-threonylcarbamoyltransferase complex transferase subunit TsaD yields the protein MEVDKDIYILAIESSCDETSVAVVKNGKEVLSNIVASQINSHKRFGGVVPEVASRHHVEQIIDCMQLALSEADISVEELTAVAVTQGPGLVGSLLIGVSAAKTFAWANHLPLIPVNHMAGHIYAAQIVSEMTFPLMALLVSGGHTELVYMKNHGEYEIIGETRDDAAGEAYDKVGRVMGLTYPSGKEIDELAHQGSDIYGFPRAMMKEDHYDFSFSGLKSSFINLYHNAKQREEELSIVDLSASFQQSVIDVLVSKTVKACQEYQVKQLILAGGVAANKGLKKEMEDVLAKTLPSVELIVPPLNLCGDNAAMIGAAGYTEYMKNNFGQWSLNAKPSMTL from the coding sequence GTGGAAGTAGATAAAGATATATACATACTGGCTATAGAAAGTAGTTGTGATGAGACTAGTGTAGCAGTAGTAAAAAATGGTAAAGAAGTATTATCCAATATTGTGGCATCTCAAATTAACAGTCACAAACGTTTTGGAGGTGTCGTGCCAGAGGTAGCTAGTCGTCATCATGTGGAGCAAATTATTGATTGTATGCAGCTTGCTCTAAGTGAAGCAGATATAAGTGTTGAAGAGTTGACAGCAGTAGCAGTAACTCAAGGTCCAGGCTTAGTGGGATCTCTTTTAATTGGTGTTAGTGCAGCTAAGACTTTTGCTTGGGCCAATCACTTACCTCTCATTCCAGTTAATCATATGGCAGGTCATATCTATGCAGCTCAAATTGTATCAGAGATGACGTTTCCTTTGATGGCTCTTTTAGTTAGTGGAGGGCATACAGAATTAGTCTATATGAAAAATCACGGTGAATATGAGATTATTGGAGAAACAAGAGATGATGCAGCTGGGGAAGCATATGATAAAGTGGGTCGGGTGATGGGACTGACATATCCAAGTGGTAAAGAAATTGATGAATTAGCTCATCAAGGTAGTGACATATACGGATTTCCAAGAGCGATGATGAAGGAAGATCATTATGATTTTAGTTTTAGTGGTTTAAAGAGTTCTTTTATTAACCTTTATCATAATGCTAAACAGCGTGAAGAAGAGTTATCTATTGTTGATTTATCTGCTAGCTTTCAGCAAAGTGTCATTGATGTTTTGGTAAGTAAAACAGTTAAGGCTTGTCAAGAGTATCAAGTGAAGCAGTTAATCCTTGCAGGCGGTGTGGCTGCGAATAAAGGACTTAAAAAAGAGATGGAAGATGTGTTGGCAAAAACACTACCATCTGTTGAATTAATAGTACCACCATTAAATTTATGTGGTGATAATGCTGCTATGATTGGAGCAGCAGGTTATACGGAGTATATGAAAAACAACTTTGGCCAGTGGTCATTAAATGCTAAACCTAGTATGACTCTTTAA
- the racE gene encoding glutamate racemase, with the protein MNNQPIGFLDSGVGGLTVVKESLKQLPNETVYYVGDTKRCPYGSRPVEEIREFTWEMVEFLVKKGVKMIVIACNTATAVTLEEIKKTLKIPVIGVIIPGSIAALRVTQTQRIGVIGTEGTIHSGQYPKAILSKYKNANVFGLACPKFVPLVESGEYRSEKAREVVEETLKEMTEHNIDTLVMGCTHYPLLKPLIQDAMGESVTLVNPGSETVSEASMLLDYYEIPAEQNTDQMQHRFYTTGEVETFREISSSWLPLDDIHIEHIDLG; encoded by the coding sequence ATGAACAATCAACCCATTGGCTTTTTAGATTCAGGTGTAGGTGGTCTAACTGTTGTGAAAGAATCCCTAAAACAATTACCTAATGAAACAGTTTATTATGTGGGAGATACAAAACGTTGCCCTTACGGATCACGACCTGTTGAAGAAATTCGTGAATTTACTTGGGAGATGGTTGAATTTTTAGTTAAAAAGGGAGTTAAAATGATTGTGATTGCCTGTAATACGGCAACTGCAGTCACTTTAGAAGAAATCAAAAAAACGTTGAAAATTCCTGTTATTGGTGTCATTATTCCAGGATCAATAGCAGCTCTTCGTGTGACACAAACTCAAAGAATTGGTGTAATTGGAACAGAAGGAACTATTCATAGTGGGCAATACCCAAAAGCGATTTTAAGTAAATATAAAAATGCTAATGTTTTTGGTCTTGCTTGTCCTAAGTTTGTACCTCTTGTTGAAAGCGGTGAATATCGTTCGGAAAAAGCCCGTGAGGTTGTAGAGGAAACTCTAAAAGAGATGACAGAACATAACATTGATACGTTAGTAATGGGATGTACTCACTACCCTTTATTAAAACCTTTAATTCAAGATGCTATGGGTGAGAGTGTGACTTTAGTTAATCCAGGTTCTGAAACGGTTAGTGAAGCTAGCATGTTACTAGATTATTATGAAATACCAGCTGAGCAGAATACTGATCAGATGCAACACCGTTTTTATACAACAGGTGAAGTTGAAACATTTAGAGAAATTAGCTCATCGTGGTTACCGTTAGATGATATTCATATTGAACACATAGACTTAGGATAG
- the rph gene encoding ribonuclease PH yields the protein MRHDGRKNTAIRDVSFETDYLLYPEGSVLVTFGQTKVIVNATVEAHVPPFLRDTGTGWVTAEYSMLPRATHTRNRRESSKGKVTGRTMEIQRLIGRSLRSVIDLEKLGERSIVVDCDVIQADGGTRTASITGAFIAMTLAVNTLIENGELTSNPVKEHLAAVSVGKLPSGELVTDLDYIEDSSADVDCNVVMTESMQLVEIQGTGEEATFSRKELNELLDLAETSIKELIHLQKQALSFRNMEENQSSDIAQNEILVATKNVGKAKEFEAIFAQKGYQVTTLLDYPEIEDVEETGKTFEENARLKAEVIANKLNRIVLADDSGLKVDALGGQPGVYSARFAGEMKSDAANNAKLLHELTGIEKEKRTAQFHCTLALASPNKETLIVTGEVPGIIGTIPRGDNGFGYDPLFFVPEMDKTMAELTSVEKNEISHRAMAIVELDSKLDDWLGE from the coding sequence ATGAGACATGATGGTCGAAAAAACACAGCAATAAGAGATGTATCTTTTGAGACGGACTATTTACTTTACCCAGAAGGTTCTGTTTTAGTGACTTTTGGTCAAACAAAAGTCATTGTGAATGCAACAGTGGAAGCGCACGTTCCTCCATTCTTACGAGATACAGGAACTGGTTGGGTAACGGCTGAGTATAGTATGTTACCACGAGCAACTCACACAAGAAATCGCCGTGAAAGTTCAAAAGGTAAAGTAACAGGTAGAACAATGGAAATTCAGCGATTAATTGGTCGCTCTTTGCGTTCTGTTATTGATCTTGAAAAACTAGGTGAGCGTTCTATTGTAGTAGATTGTGATGTGATTCAAGCTGATGGTGGGACAAGAACAGCTAGTATTACTGGTGCTTTTATTGCTATGACTTTAGCAGTTAATACTTTAATTGAAAATGGTGAACTAACTAGCAATCCGGTTAAAGAACATCTAGCAGCAGTGAGTGTTGGTAAATTACCATCAGGAGAACTAGTCACAGATTTAGATTATATTGAAGACTCTAGTGCCGATGTAGATTGTAATGTGGTGATGACAGAGTCTATGCAATTAGTAGAAATTCAAGGAACAGGTGAAGAAGCTACTTTTTCAAGGAAAGAATTAAATGAATTATTAGATTTAGCAGAAACAAGTATCAAAGAATTAATTCATCTTCAAAAACAAGCTTTGTCATTTAGAAACATGGAAGAAAATCAATCATCTGACATAGCTCAAAATGAAATTTTAGTGGCGACAAAAAATGTTGGAAAAGCAAAAGAGTTTGAGGCGATCTTTGCTCAAAAAGGCTATCAGGTGACCACATTACTTGACTACCCGGAAATTGAGGATGTAGAAGAGACGGGGAAAACTTTCGAAGAAAATGCTAGACTTAAAGCAGAGGTGATTGCCAACAAGCTAAACAGAATAGTTTTAGCAGATGATTCAGGACTAAAAGTTGATGCTCTAGGTGGTCAACCAGGTGTGTATTCAGCTAGATTTGCTGGAGAAATGAAGAGTGACGCAGCTAATAATGCAAAATTACTTCATGAGTTAACAGGCATTGAAAAGGAAAAGCGCACAGCTCAGTTTCACTGTACACTAGCCTTAGCAAGTCCTAATAAAGAAACCCTAATCGTGACAGGAGAAGTTCCTGGTATCATAGGGACGATTCCTCGAGGTGATAATGGCTTTGGTTACGACCCATTATTTTTTGTACCAGAGATGGATAAAACAATGGCAGAATTAACAAGTGTTGAAAAAAATGAAATCAGTCATAGAGCTATGGCGATTGTTGAACTTGATTCTAAGCTAGATGACTGGCTAGGAGAGTAG
- a CDS encoding metallophosphoesterase — MKYLVVSDNHGNRDCLIDIENKWQNKVDYMFHCGDSELDPFDNIWEVYNVVKGNCDYDSEYQVKKVIDTGQDVVFLTHGHLFNVNVAMEHLLSSAKEAGANIVLYGHTHKLGVEKRQGILFLNPGSISQPRGRFSHLKTYAIIEHRTDGIHVDYYNEQHEVQPDLSFFFPNDK, encoded by the coding sequence ATGAAATATTTAGTTGTGAGTGATAACCATGGTAATAGAGATTGTTTAATTGATATTGAAAATAAATGGCAAAATAAAGTGGATTATATGTTTCATTGTGGTGATTCAGAGCTTGATCCATTTGATAATATTTGGGAAGTATATAATGTAGTCAAAGGTAATTGTGATTATGATTCTGAGTATCAAGTAAAAAAAGTCATTGATACAGGGCAAGATGTTGTCTTTTTAACTCATGGACATCTATTTAATGTTAATGTTGCTATGGAACACTTACTTTCTAGTGCAAAAGAGGCTGGGGCTAATATTGTTTTATATGGACATACACATAAACTTGGTGTAGAAAAAAGACAAGGTATTCTCTTTTTAAATCCAGGAAGTATATCTCAGCCTAGAGGACGATTTAGTCATTTAAAAACTTATGCTATAATTGAACATAGAACTGATGGGATTCATGTTGATTATTATAATGAACAACATGAAGTACAACCTGATTTAAGTTTTTTCTTTCCAAACGATAAGTGA